In a genomic window of Desulfobulbaceae bacterium:
- a CDS encoding ATP-binding cassette domain-containing protein, which yields MTMFREKPRSLIQVRDLTCGFENQIILKSINFDVNAGEIFIILGGSGCGKSTLLKHMIGLLQPLSGTIVINEMDVTGGSSKTLHTVLRQCGILFQSGALFGSMTLAENVALPLREYSGLPEENIQCLVKMKLNMVGLLGYENHFPTEISGGMKKRAGLARAMALNPSILFCDEPSAGLDPITSAELDRLLLHINHTLGTTMIIVTHELSSVFNIADRVIMLDKNIKGIVAEGDPFQLRDHSLNSYVQRFFRRKPEAP from the coding sequence ATGACTATGTTCCGCGAAAAGCCCCGATCCCTGATTCAGGTTCGAGATCTTACCTGCGGCTTTGAAAATCAGATAATTCTTAAAAGTATCAATTTTGATGTTAATGCCGGTGAAATATTCATTATTTTAGGCGGCAGTGGGTGCGGGAAAAGCACCCTTCTTAAACACATGATCGGATTACTTCAACCCCTTTCCGGAACCATAGTCATTAACGAGATGGATGTTACTGGAGGCTCAAGTAAAACTCTTCATACCGTATTGCGACAATGCGGTATTTTATTTCAGAGCGGCGCCCTGTTCGGCTCTATGACCCTGGCTGAAAATGTTGCGCTTCCATTACGTGAATACTCCGGCCTTCCTGAAGAAAACATTCAATGTCTGGTCAAAATGAAACTTAATATGGTGGGTCTATTGGGCTATGAAAACCATTTCCCAACTGAAATTTCAGGGGGCATGAAAAAAAGAGCCGGCCTTGCACGCGCCATGGCCCTTAACCCCTCTATTCTTTTTTGTGATGAACCGTCGGCCGGGCTTGACCCGATTACATCTGCAGAACTTGACCGCCTACTGCTCCATATTAATCACACTTTAGGCACTACCATGATCATCGTAACACACGAGTTATCTAGTGTTTTTAACATAGCTGACCGGGTCATAATGCTTGACAAAAACATTAAGGGAATTGTCGCTGAAGGTGATCCCTTTCAACTCCGAGACCACAGTCTTAACAGCTACGTACAGCGCTTTTTTAGACGAAAACCTGAAGCACCATAG
- a CDS encoding MlaE family lipid ABC transporter permease subunit produces MSSEPLFTLTDNRNNELTMAIEGELNTSNTARFTQLAEIEISSKRPSSLIVDLSDLKAIDDYGISSLACIKQKILSSGGNFYLTNVSDTIKELFKIHSFDKLTAPLASPSSSPDIFVKIGSSTLVSIKKFSFGMTFLGETIFSFFRLLASPKSFRTDDTIYNMRRVGVDALPIVALISFLLGLIMAFMSSVQLKQFGANIYVASLVGLSMTRELGPIMTAIIVSGRSSSAFAAEIGSMKISEEIDALFTMGIDPHQFLVLPRIIATVLMVPLLILFSDIFAILGGLIVGITMLGLTVDGYITQTINTLRLFDVFWGVFKGGIFALFISWIGCLRGFQVKEGAADVGKATTSAVVTSIFMVIVIDSIMVVILRYW; encoded by the coding sequence ATGTCATCAGAACCTCTTTTTACTCTTACTGATAACAGAAACAACGAACTCACCATGGCCATAGAGGGTGAATTGAACACCTCAAATACTGCCAGGTTCACGCAATTAGCAGAAATTGAAATCTCCTCAAAAAGACCATCTTCATTAATTGTCGATCTCTCTGACCTCAAAGCCATTGACGATTACGGCATCTCATCGCTTGCCTGCATAAAACAGAAAATCCTATCGTCTGGAGGCAATTTTTATCTCACAAACGTTTCCGACACTATCAAAGAGTTATTCAAAATTCACAGTTTTGACAAATTAACCGCCCCTCTTGCCTCTCCATCATCTTCACCGGATATATTTGTCAAAATCGGGTCTTCCACTTTAGTATCGATTAAGAAATTCTCTTTTGGCATGACTTTTCTGGGCGAAACGATATTCTCATTTTTTCGGCTCTTAGCGTCGCCTAAATCGTTTCGAACTGATGACACCATTTATAATATGCGCCGTGTTGGTGTCGATGCCCTGCCCATTGTTGCCCTTATAAGTTTTCTACTGGGCCTGATCATGGCTTTTATGTCCTCAGTGCAGCTCAAGCAGTTCGGAGCAAATATTTACGTTGCCTCGTTAGTTGGTTTAAGTATGACCCGTGAACTTGGGCCTATCATGACCGCTATAATTGTGTCTGGCAGATCCTCTTCAGCATTTGCAGCAGAGATTGGTTCAATGAAAATCTCTGAGGAGATTGATGCTCTTTTCACAATGGGTATAGATCCGCATCAGTTTTTGGTGCTACCACGAATTATCGCCACGGTGTTGATGGTTCCTCTCCTCATTTTATTTTCAGACATATTTGCCATCTTGGGGGGGCTGATTGTCGGTATCACCATGCTTGGTCTCACCGTAGATGGTTACATCACTCAAACAATTAATACTCTTAGACTTTTTGATGTATTCTGGGGGGTCTTTAAAGGGGGAATATTTGCTCTGTTTATCTCATGGATCGGCTGCCTGCGAGGATTTCAGGTAAAAGAAGGCGCAGCCGACGTTGGCAAAGCCACAACTTCTGCCGTAGTTACCAGCATATTCATGGTCATTGTCATTGACTCTATCATGGTCGTTATTTTGAGGTACTGGTAA
- a CDS encoding branched-chain amino acid ABC transporter substrate-binding protein yields MLNRTVFLVVCFVLLFGVQSYSAETIKIGVPGAHSGDLASYGLPTIKAVELVVKEINAGGGVNGRQVEIYAEDDACKPEVATNAATKLVSMKVDAIVGHICSGATKAAMGIYKNANLVAISPSATNPELTQSGDYPNFFRTIASDDLQASTQVDFILNNLKLTKIAVVHDKQDYGKGLAEFAKQFIEKSGRAQVVLFEGVTSGAVDYSAIVQKIKRSKAEIVLYGGYHPEASKIITQMRKKKMKTLFISGDGVKADTFIKVAAQNAEGIYATGQADTSQNSVMIKAKNDLKKVYGEDPGNFFENAYSAALALLNAIDKADSTDYDKLVHALRSEYVETPVGKISFDKHGDAIGVGFSVYQVRNSAFVEVK; encoded by the coding sequence ATGTTGAACCGTACCGTATTTCTTGTTGTCTGTTTTGTTTTACTGTTTGGTGTGCAAAGCTACTCAGCTGAAACGATTAAAATAGGTGTTCCCGGGGCTCATAGTGGAGACCTGGCTTCATATGGACTGCCAACCATTAAAGCAGTTGAACTTGTCGTGAAGGAGATTAATGCCGGCGGCGGGGTTAACGGCAGACAGGTTGAAATTTATGCTGAAGATGATGCCTGTAAACCTGAAGTTGCTACCAATGCAGCCACAAAACTTGTTTCTATGAAAGTTGATGCAATTGTCGGCCATATATGCAGTGGTGCTACAAAGGCCGCTATGGGAATTTACAAAAATGCCAATCTGGTAGCTATCTCTCCGTCAGCCACAAATCCTGAATTAACTCAGAGCGGGGACTATCCAAATTTCTTTCGTACGATAGCTTCTGACGATTTGCAGGCAAGTACCCAGGTTGATTTTATTTTGAATAACTTGAAACTTACAAAAATCGCAGTTGTTCATGATAAGCAGGATTACGGAAAAGGTCTTGCCGAGTTTGCTAAACAATTTATTGAAAAATCCGGACGGGCACAAGTGGTGCTTTTTGAAGGGGTAACTTCCGGGGCTGTGGATTATTCCGCAATTGTCCAAAAGATCAAACGCTCTAAGGCTGAAATCGTTCTTTATGGCGGATATCACCCTGAGGCCTCAAAAATTATTACTCAAATGCGAAAGAAAAAAATGAAGACATTATTTATTTCTGGTGATGGTGTTAAAGCTGACACCTTTATTAAAGTTGCAGCACAGAATGCTGAAGGTATTTATGCTACTGGACAAGCGGACACCTCACAGAATTCTGTTATGATAAAAGCCAAGAATGATTTGAAAAAGGTTTACGGCGAAGACCCCGGTAATTTTTTTGAAAATGCCTATTCTGCAGCCTTAGCACTTTTGAATGCAATCGACAAAGCCGATTCAACCGATTACGACAAATTGGTGCATGCCCTGCGGAGTGAATATGTAGAAACTCCAGTCGGGAA
- a CDS encoding TPM domain-containing protein has translation MKSVSKLLTLLIILLLSTASSIPAAVTIPAQPANYVVDLADIINVNAETSLNSYLKELEQKTSAQVIVLTITSLDGDSIEDFSINLAHDKWKLGQKGKDNGLLFVVSTQDRKYRFEVGYGLESILPDSLVGSIGRQYLVPYLKKGDYSNGILSSTLAVIKIIANDAGVTIGDLPPIPASNDYGKQQLKPKSPLEKLLPFLILIIMIYFIIRHPRLALFLLMMNMGGGRSRGGWSGGGGFGGGGGGGFGGGGASGGW, from the coding sequence ATGAAATCAGTATCTAAACTTTTAACTCTATTAATTATTCTGCTACTAAGTACTGCTTCTTCAATCCCTGCAGCAGTTACCATTCCGGCTCAACCTGCAAACTACGTTGTTGATCTGGCCGATATTATTAACGTCAACGCAGAAACATCCCTGAACAGTTACCTCAAGGAGCTTGAACAAAAAACATCTGCCCAGGTTATTGTACTCACTATTACCTCCTTAGATGGCGATTCTATAGAGGATTTTTCCATTAATCTCGCTCATGACAAGTGGAAACTCGGACAAAAGGGCAAAGATAATGGCTTACTGTTTGTTGTTTCAACTCAGGACAGAAAATACCGGTTTGAAGTCGGATACGGTTTAGAATCAATACTGCCAGACAGCCTGGTTGGCTCTATCGGACGCCAATATCTTGTGCCGTATTTAAAAAAAGGTGATTATTCTAACGGTATTCTATCATCAACTCTCGCTGTTATAAAAATTATAGCAAATGATGCCGGCGTTACCATTGGCGATCTTCCGCCAATACCTGCAAGTAATGATTATGGAAAACAACAACTCAAACCCAAATCCCCTCTTGAAAAACTTCTTCCCTTTCTCATTTTAATTATCATGATCTATTTTATTATCAGGCATCCTCGCTTGGCCCTTTTTCTGCTCATGATGAATATGGGTGGTGGTAGAAGTCGGGGGGGCTGGAGTGGTGGAGGTGGTTTTGGTGGAGGAGGCGGCGGTGGTTTTGGCGGTGGCGGGGCCTCGGGCGGCTGGTAA
- a CDS encoding MCE family protein: MNDKKTKFIVGFFVACGLSIIVVTVIWLGMSNFFQKGDLYSIFFDESVQGLTVEAPVKYRGVPIGRVQRIKVAADSHLIEVVIELSHDFTLQHKVVAQLKVVGITGNMFIELDHDTDESSGQIITQLNFPTEYPVIPARSSDIKQLFSSVEEIVTKLKTIDIAGLATDVKKTINHIDKAITDTDITGLSTQIQLTFEQFNSTLSNSDLPQITARLNSLLEHLDKSVQALDITELSTEAKNTLHALRQDTNELLIATQPLLIKASDTIGAAENTIDIFNKQLLIISQQTQRTNSKLNDLIDQLNDQPSQLLFGDAPARRIQ; the protein is encoded by the coding sequence ATGAACGATAAGAAAACCAAATTTATAGTAGGCTTCTTTGTGGCCTGCGGTCTTTCCATTATTGTGGTCACTGTTATCTGGCTTGGAATGAGTAATTTTTTCCAAAAAGGTGATCTCTATTCGATTTTTTTTGATGAATCTGTCCAGGGTCTTACAGTGGAGGCACCGGTAAAGTATCGAGGTGTGCCTATTGGCAGGGTTCAGCGTATTAAAGTAGCTGCAGACTCCCATTTAATCGAGGTTGTCATTGAGCTTTCACATGATTTCACGCTCCAGCATAAAGTCGTTGCCCAGCTCAAGGTTGTCGGTATTACAGGCAATATGTTCATTGAGCTTGACCACGATACAGATGAATCTTCAGGTCAAATTATTACTCAGCTGAATTTCCCCACCGAATATCCCGTTATTCCGGCGCGCTCATCAGATATCAAGCAACTTTTTAGCAGTGTGGAAGAGATTGTTACGAAATTGAAAACCATCGATATCGCCGGTCTCGCTACAGATGTAAAAAAGACCATAAACCATATTGACAAGGCAATTACCGATACTGACATTACAGGTCTTTCGACTCAAATCCAATTGACCTTTGAACAGTTCAACTCAACTCTCTCCAACTCAGACCTCCCTCAAATAACCGCACGATTAAACTCTTTACTTGAGCACCTTGATAAATCTGTACAGGCTTTAGATATTACCGAGCTCAGTACTGAGGCAAAAAACACATTACATGCCCTGCGCCAGGATACCAACGAACTGCTTATTGCCACTCAACCACTTCTCATCAAGGCATCCGACACGATAGGCGCTGCTGAAAACACTATTGATATTTTCAACAAACAGCTTCTTATTATAAGCCAACAAACACAACGAACGAACAGCAAACTAAACGACCTGATCGACCAACTCAACGACCAGCCATCACAGCTACTCTTTGGGGATGCCCCGGCAAGACGCATACAATAA
- a CDS encoding cyclic nucleotide-binding domain-containing protein: protein MIRIQQLINDQSLSHFLETYSESKPVFLEGDDSKDIFILIHGSLKLLKNKKQIGEIYRSGELFGEMSYLLDTNRTASVVAQTETRLLKIPEDSIPEFLRKYSEVSQEIIHTLAQRLKDTTQVAHGLKEFCDQLPDAVVMTDTSNKIMAWNKAAEILHGRVWQEMKGQSVSDVFQNPEEYRQFIEDVQAGKHLTEKILLIRCPDGDERYVSTSTTVIYDGHFNIAGYIFLSRNVTNLVRLEEKYRKLKHIFLPTFAVLASLLVVLSVGLSNFSKGIQILDHKKQSFQNRITNDYKLLYSDISPILPIEDRSQVQKTIERYFKKTHPEQFSINGILVLNNLKLVTHGYTANAPKNDVSVNTHYSGINFTGDKKKNFKILNLYRTGADGAQGSKETELAIEIKNNNNEISNWIVFQLDMESLEKEFGITQKMLYKMTFN, encoded by the coding sequence ATGATTAGAATTCAACAGTTGATCAACGATCAATCCTTAAGTCATTTTCTGGAAACTTACAGCGAGAGCAAGCCTGTCTTTTTAGAAGGTGATGATTCAAAAGACATTTTTATTCTTATTCATGGCAGCTTAAAGCTTTTAAAAAACAAAAAACAGATTGGCGAGATTTATCGTTCTGGTGAGTTGTTTGGTGAGATGAGTTATCTGCTCGACACCAATCGCACGGCTTCTGTTGTTGCGCAAACAGAGACAAGACTGCTTAAAATCCCTGAAGATTCTATCCCCGAATTTCTCCGTAAATACTCGGAAGTTTCACAGGAAATTATTCACACACTCGCCCAGCGCTTAAAAGATACAACCCAGGTTGCTCATGGTTTGAAAGAGTTTTGTGACCAATTGCCAGATGCTGTGGTTATGACAGATACCAGCAATAAAATCATGGCCTGGAATAAAGCAGCTGAAATCCTGCATGGCAGGGTCTGGCAGGAGATGAAGGGCCAATCCGTCTCAGATGTATTTCAGAATCCGGAAGAGTATCGCCAATTTATTGAAGATGTCCAGGCCGGCAAACACCTTACCGAAAAAATATTACTGATCCGATGTCCTGATGGCGACGAGCGCTACGTATCGACAAGCACAACCGTGATTTACGATGGTCACTTTAATATAGCGGGCTATATTTTCTTAAGCCGAAACGTTACCAACCTGGTCAGGCTGGAAGAAAAATACCGTAAACTAAAACATATTTTCCTGCCAACCTTTGCTGTTCTTGCTTCACTTCTGGTCGTTCTTTCCGTCGGACTTAGCAACTTTTCTAAGGGAATACAGATACTTGACCACAAAAAGCAAAGCTTCCAGAATAGGATCACCAATGACTATAAACTCTTATACAGTGACATAAGTCCGATATTACCAATAGAGGACAGATCACAGGTTCAAAAAACAATCGAACGATATTTTAAAAAAACACACCCAGAACAATTCTCAATAAATGGTATTTTAGTGCTTAATAACCTTAAACTTGTTACCCATGGTTATACCGCCAATGCGCCAAAAAATGATGTTAGTGTTAACACACATTACAGCGGTATTAATTTTACTGGCGACAAGAAGAAAAATTTCAAAATCCTAAATTTATACCGAACCGGCGCAGACGGTGCTCAAGGAAGCAAAGAGACTGAACTGGCAATTGAAATAAAAAATAACAACAATGAGATTTCCAACTGGATCGTGTTTCAACTTGACATGGAGAGCCTTGAAAAGGAGTTCGGCATTACACAGAAAATGTTATATAAAATGACTTTCAATTAG
- a CDS encoding pentapeptide repeat-containing protein translates to MRFYQWGEKQTLCYLVYESNNDFLLFNNKGMQLYSFTLLEKGSTNFEEGISHTSSKTNANNSADEAIKDAHQPEKITITPKTTEDVQFIVRQTAQNCPGCNLAKARLAGQVLIGANLEGANLAEADLSNTVLRRANLRGANLYKTNLQDANLMGADLTGANLTEAVLTGALTQGAIGYTQ, encoded by the coding sequence ATGCGTTTTTACCAGTGGGGGGAAAAACAGACACTGTGCTATTTGGTTTATGAGAGTAATAACGATTTTTTACTCTTTAATAACAAAGGAATGCAGTTATACAGTTTTACCCTATTGGAAAAGGGCTCGACAAATTTTGAGGAGGGAATAAGTCATACCTCTTCTAAAACAAATGCAAACAACTCCGCAGATGAAGCAATAAAGGATGCACATCAACCTGAAAAGATTACCATTACCCCAAAAACAACCGAAGACGTTCAGTTTATTGTTCGACAGACTGCACAGAATTGCCCTGGATGCAACTTGGCCAAAGCAAGGCTGGCCGGTCAGGTCCTAATCGGAGCAAATCTTGAGGGCGCAAATCTCGCCGAGGCTGATCTAAGCAATACTGTTTTAAGACGGGCTAATCTCAGAGGGGCCAACCTGTACAAGACAAACTTGCAAGATGCTAACCTGATGGGTGCTGATCTTACCGGTGCAAACCTCACGGAAGCAGTCTTAACCGGTGCCCTCACACAAGGGGCAATCGGCTACACTCAGTGA
- a CDS encoding membrane integrity-associated transporter subunit PqiC, whose protein sequence is MTPYYRLKPRIISKFPSKIAFTSAIVILCTLLFYGCLPSKQPPITIDYYTLDYEPPPANEAPVIPVIIAVDRFSSSPEYQTDKMLYQEKKATISAYTYHRWRTTPADIVSYYLARDLQASKLFLAVTSPSGRLRPTHRLEGVVDKFIESDEEPYWYAVISVTITVVKEAEPDVTKQVLTQQSFSSKIRCQEKSPLAVSQAMALAMAEITHDITILLAKKLR, encoded by the coding sequence ATGACGCCTTATTATCGACTCAAACCCCGCATAATCAGCAAGTTCCCAAGTAAAATCGCCTTCACCTCAGCCATTGTCATTTTGTGTACTCTGCTGTTTTATGGCTGTCTTCCATCAAAACAGCCACCCATTACTATCGACTATTATACCCTCGACTATGAACCGCCACCGGCTAATGAGGCCCCTGTTATTCCGGTAATTATAGCAGTTGATCGTTTTTCTTCATCTCCGGAATATCAAACGGACAAGATGCTCTATCAAGAAAAAAAAGCGACAATATCCGCCTACACCTATCATCGATGGCGAACAACCCCGGCCGATATTGTTTCATATTATCTGGCCAGAGATCTGCAAGCCTCCAAACTTTTCCTGGCCGTTACTTCTCCATCAGGACGCCTGAGGCCGACCCATCGTCTTGAAGGTGTAGTCGATAAATTTATTGAATCCGATGAAGAACCATACTGGTATGCTGTAATTTCTGTCACAATTACTGTCGTGAAGGAGGCTGAACCAGACGTTACAAAACAGGTATTGACCCAACAATCTTTCAGCTCAAAAATCCGCTGCCAGGAAAAAAGCCCTTTAGCTGTTTCACAGGCCATGGCTTTGGCAATGGCGGAAATCACACACGACATAACTATCTTGCTGGCAAAAAAACTACGATGA
- a CDS encoding LemA family protein, translating into MSKGLKTVLIVAGILLFLAFAIFKWYVGGYNKVVSMDENVKGSWAEVENQLKRRYDLIPNLIETVKGYASHEKELFQFIAEARTKYFSAPTVKGKIESSNQLEGALSKLLLLREQYPQLKANESFLKLQDSLEGTENRIAVARKRYNDSVQLLNTYIRTFMGRFFAGFAGVTNAEYFKVPEAEQAVPQVKF; encoded by the coding sequence ATGTCAAAAGGACTTAAAACAGTATTAATTGTCGCGGGAATACTACTATTTTTGGCGTTCGCAATATTCAAATGGTACGTGGGCGGCTACAATAAGGTTGTCTCTATGGATGAGAATGTAAAAGGAAGTTGGGCTGAGGTAGAGAATCAGCTAAAACGTAGATATGATCTTATTCCCAACCTGATAGAAACCGTCAAAGGCTATGCCTCTCATGAGAAGGAACTTTTTCAATTTATTGCAGAGGCCCGTACGAAATATTTCAGTGCTCCAACAGTTAAGGGTAAAATTGAATCATCTAACCAATTAGAAGGTGCTCTTTCAAAGCTTCTGCTCCTGCGAGAACAGTATCCACAGCTTAAGGCCAATGAATCCTTCCTCAAGCTGCAAGATAGTCTGGAAGGAACAGAGAACCGCATTGCAGTCGCCAGAAAACGATATAACGATTCCGTGCAGCTCCTCAACACCTACATCAGAACTTTCATGGGCCGATTTTTTGCGGGCTTTGCCGGGGTAACTAATGCTGAATACTTCAAAGTGCCCGAAGCGGAACAGGCTGTGCCGCAGGTTAAATTTTAA
- a CDS encoding FecR domain-containing protein — protein sequence MQLLLSLTIIILLLPSSLLAADNLLMPVASVIALRGDVQAINKDGLSRQLHIKDPLQLHDSIRTGINGRLQILFTDNTIISLGTKSIFEISDYYLADDKTGKLTTTVSEGVFRVMGGILTKTSPNKFITETPSGNIGIRGSMYAAQVTGSNLSVVFEGGSGITVSNNTGIVTISEPGSGTNTSGINQPIQAPHIFSDAELNFVRQNLSLSRHPTNSPAPNNQNLQVTPQFSPGDINSPKEPSAQISPVQNSNSDQTEESLTDSATENEFESDFVELSNQIKNNQEIAAQIFRNAVSNRGMAVDSALNAVLIGMTNSNKIAFDSLMNEAIEMGITAEQAREIAKSLRSSDVCK from the coding sequence ATGCAATTACTTTTATCACTGACGATCATTATTCTGCTTTTACCTTCGAGCTTGCTTGCAGCTGATAATCTTCTTATGCCTGTCGCCTCGGTGATTGCCCTTAGAGGTGACGTTCAAGCCATTAACAAAGATGGATTATCACGACAATTACACATAAAAGACCCGCTACAACTTCATGATTCAATCAGAACCGGTATTAATGGGCGCCTACAGATTTTATTCACAGATAACACCATTATCAGCCTGGGCACAAAAAGCATTTTTGAAATTTCAGATTATTATTTAGCCGACGATAAAACCGGCAAACTTACCACTACCGTCTCTGAGGGTGTTTTCAGGGTGATGGGTGGAATATTGACCAAAACATCCCCCAACAAATTTATCACAGAGACCCCTTCCGGGAATATCGGCATCAGAGGCTCCATGTATGCCGCTCAGGTAACCGGCTCAAATCTCTCTGTCGTCTTTGAAGGCGGTAGTGGTATTACCGTAAGTAATAACACAGGTATCGTTACTATTTCTGAACCGGGCTCGGGCACAAACACTTCCGGCATCAACCAACCCATTCAAGCTCCACATATTTTCAGTGATGCAGAATTAAACTTTGTCAGACAGAATCTTTCCCTTAGCCGACACCCTACCAACTCACCAGCACCCAACAACCAGAACCTACAGGTGACGCCACAGTTCTCACCAGGCGATATTAATTCTCCCAAAGAGCCCTCTGCTCAAATCAGCCCTGTTCAAAATAGTAATAGCGACCAGACCGAAGAAAGCCTCACTGACAGTGCAACTGAAAATGAGTTTGAAAGTGATTTCGTAGAGTTATCCAACCAGATTAAAAACAACCAGGAAATTGCCGCCCAGATTTTCAGAAATGCGGTGTCAAATAGGGGTATGGCAGTCGACAGCGCCTTGAATGCTGTGCTCATAGGCATGACAAACTCCAATAAAATTGCCTTTGACTCTTTAATGAATGAGGCAATCGAGATGGGAATTACAGCAGAGCAAGCAAGAGAAATTGCAAAAAGCCTTCGTTCAAGCGATGTCTGCAAGTAG